The DNA sequence CTGCCACCTCTTTTTTCTACAAAATCTTTTGGAGTGTCTGAGAAACTTAAACGATCTCTTTACTCCGTCGAGCAATTTATATTGATGTGTAGTCTCATCATACTTGTAATAGACTGCTTTAGACACTCATAGTACAtttgtacattatatttatattgtgtATTTTAATTATGTCTACAGCGTAGTGCAACGATCCCCGATCCCACTTTACAGCTTACAACATTTCACTCCAAGCAGCAAACACCAGTCTCAGAGAACACAatttatatagcacagttcatacatcgaagcaattcaatgtgctttacaaagaaaaatatatgaaagtgcaataacataaaaacaaatattcaaatgaaaacttcaagacaaatgaatacatcataataataaaaatacaataagaaaacatatgaagataaaaaatgggataaaaacatagggagctataaggctaaacagtgtggtttagtttaagtgctcagtcataggcatgtgagaatagaagtgtttttaacctggattaaaaaattggggcacgtctaagatcttctggtagtttattccagttgtttacagcataagtgctaaatgcagcttctccatgtttagtttggactctgggctctactagctgacctgtgttcagggATCTAAGAGCCCGGCtcagtttatatttttcaaacatatcagaaatgtatttaggtcctaaaccattcagagatttataaactaaacaaacacaaacacagcgagtggagttgaGACAAaaaagctctctttttgtctcatcagaccacatgaccttctcccattcctcctctggatcatccagatggtcattggcaaacttcagacaggcctggacatgcgctggcttgagcagggcgaccttgcgtgcgctgcaggattttaatccatgacggcgtagtgtattactaatggttttctttgagactgtggtcccagctctcttcaggtcattgaccaggtcctgccgtgtagttctgggctgatccctcaacttcctcatgatcattgatgtcccacgaggtgagatcttgcatggagccccagatcgagggagattgaccgtcatcttgaacttcttccattttctaataattgcgaaaacagttgttgccttctcaccaagctgcttgcctattgtcctgtagtccatcccagccttgtgcaggtcaatAATTTGaaccctgatgtctttacacatctctctggtcttggccattgtggagaggttggtgtctgtttgattgtgtggacaagtgtcttttatacaggtatgagttcaaacaagtgcagttaatacaggtaatgagtagagaacaggagggtttcttaaagaaaaactaacaggtctgtgagagccggaattcctactgattggtaggtgatcaaatactcatgtcatgcaataaaatgcaaattaattataaaaaaatcatacaatgtgatattctggataatttttttttattcctttctcatagctgaagtgtacctatgataaaaattacagacctctacatgctttgtaagcaggaaaacctgcaaaattggcagtgtatcaaatacatgttctccccactgtaaaagcatggtcttggtctttttgggacaccaagcctttgattctggctgtattttttagatgatagaatgcggTTTTGGTGACCAATTTAATATGACTGTTGTCTCTTGCGGTCACAATGCCAGCGGATGTCGCGTTTCACACCTGGTGTGACATGAacctctcatacatacaagcgTTGTCTCATTTGGTTAAAAAGCCCCTCATACCTAAAAACTGTTGCACCTCACATTGAAATCTTAACATAATACCCCTCCTACTGCCTATTCTGAATTCGTAGTGAAGTGACAGGGAAAGTTATATAtcaagacaaagataaatcatgtcagaactttttccacttttaatgtgacctataatgtgaaaaattcaattgaaaaacaaactgaaatcgtcaagggggaaaaatgaaaaataaaaaccttataataacctggttgcataagtgtgcacaccctctcataactggggatgtggctgtgttcagaattaaccaataacattacacacctgccatcatttaaagtgactctgattaatcacaaaaaagCTGTTctagacattttcttagttgcatctcagagcaaaagccatggagagagcttccaaagcatcagagggatctcattgttgaaagatatcagtcaggagaagggaagttccaagcattagatataccatggaacacagtgaaaacagtcatcatcaagtggagaaaatatggcacaacagagacattaccaaaaactggacatccctccaacatttatgaaaagacgagaagaaaactggtcggggagacttccaagaggcctacagcagcattaaaggaactgcaggaatttctggcaagtacaggatgtgctacatgtgacaacaatctcctgtattcttcatatgaatgggctatggggtacggtggcaagacggaagcctcttcttaaaaagaaaaacatccaagcccagctgaagttggcaaaaacaaacatcaaatcccccaaaagcatgtgggaaaatgtgttatggtctgatgaaaccaaggttgacatttttgaccataattccaaaaggtatgtttggcataaaaacaacactgcacatcacccaaagaacaccaaacccacagtgaagcatggtggtggcagcatcatgctttggggctgtttttcttcagctggaaccggggccttagtcagggtggaaggcattctgaacagttccaaataccaggcaattttggcacataatcttcaggtgtccgttagaaagctgaagatgaagttcacctttcagcatgacaacgacccaaagcacacatccaaatccacaaaagcatggcttcaccagaagaagattaatgttttggaatggcacagccagagcccagacctgaatccaattgaacatctgtggggtgatcttaagagggctgtgcacagggaCAGTTTTGgaacgcttttgcaaagaagagtgggcaaatattgccacatcaagatgtgccatgctaatagactcctacccaaaaagactgagtgcagtaataaaatcaaatggtgctccaacaaagtattagtttaaggttgtgcacacttatgcaaccaggttattgtgagttttttatttttccccctcaaagatttcagtttgtttttcaattaaattgttcaagttataggtcacattaaaggtgtaaaaggttctgacatgatttatctttgtatcattctttttgcatcacaagaacctggcattttaacaggggtgtgtagactttttatatccactgtgttttatggaTCGCATACGCATCGAATAGAAAAGCCCAAGAGGTGTGTTTTTCTCACTCAGGGTCCATTAAAATAGATTACACAAATAGtctaggtaaaaaaaatatatgttactCCACCTATAggtgattttttatttaaacacagAATTGCGATAATATGTATCACATATGTTTAATAATAACCAAGTTAGTTTATAATTGATACATTTCCtcctgtggcaaattcagttgattggatttagaaaggcacactaTATCTAtgtcaaggcatagatctggggaaggttatataAAAACTGCTAAAGCATTAAAAGGCATTTCTAAAGAATCAAAATACTTCTCTACATGAGatattttagctttttttttttattgacacaaacctcaaaaaacatgtttttgctttgtcactaGGTGTACcatgtgtagattgatgtcaaaaaacaaaaaaacaataataaataaatatatatatatatatatatatatatatatatatatagagagagagagagagagagagagagagagagagagagagagagagagttttatatgtgtatatttaagtatatgtatatatttattatttatattatatttacgaaaaataattttttacttATCTCTTCATTGTTATTAAATGATGTGATATGTGACACAAAATGTAGGTGTTTTAGAGTGTTCAGACATGGTGAATCATGGCCCACCACAAGCTGAGAATGTGAGAGGTCATATGAAAATTTCCGTTTCTCACTTCTACTTAATACATCAACTAAGTTAGCAGGGGTTTCTTTTGTGGAAAAAGTGCCGGTAAGATACATGAAGCGCAATTAACTTCAATGTAGAAAACAACCCCACCAACCACAGGATTCTTTTGGGAAACATGTTGTTGGTTGTTTTGTGGTGTATGTACCCTTTTTTTTATGTCTATTCTTTGTTGCTCCTTGATTTTTGTATGTGAAAAGTGAACAACAGTCACATAATAATCCATTTGAAATCTCTTTCCATCAGAACCAAATAATGTCAAGTtttccacccacccacacacacacccacacacgcccACACGTATGTTGTCATTTCATGTATCCCTTTCTTCTAACTCATTCACAGCCAATGTGATTCAGGATCTCTGATTTGACACAGCCTGGTAGAAGGCTAATTGATTTAAGTCAACCTATTACTTTTTTTGAACATAATATATCAATCCTAATTAATTAACGTACTGCCAACATGTCTTACTTGCAGTCAAAGTGAAAGCAATAATGTTTATAATTCATAAATCAAGTCGCACAGAGTTTAATCGTTCACTTTTTACTGTTCGCTATTCACATTTTCCCATACACTTGATAGAGGGTAAACATCAGCCCAAAAACAAAGCTACTAAGCCAAACCTGCATGTTACAACAAAGTCAATAGACACAGTggccacataaaaaaaatccatattcagatttaattaaatattaaactaaAGCTTAAAgcattttcagtgttttcattttttttatgacCGACAACTACAACACTTCACTATTTACAGTGGAAAACACTCCACGTGGAATTAAAGCCACAGAGGATTTCCTTGAAGGTTTTGCGCATCTCAAGACTGCGGAAGGCATAGATGACGGGGTCTATGACCGAGTTACACATGATCAGCACCAGATAGGTGGTGAAGTGGGACATGTAGCAGACGCAGAGCGGGTTCCTGGGACAGGCGATGAGGAggatgaggtggaggaagaaCGGCGCCCAGCAGCAGACAAACACCCCCAGGAGGATGGTGACGGTGACCGCGCCCTTCATGCAGGTCCTCCGGGGCACAGCACCCTCCGCCGGCAGGGCAGCGATGCGCTTGACGTGTAGCCTCGCCAGCAGGAACATGTGCACGTACAGGGTGGCCATGAGCACCAGCATGGTGAAGAACATGACGACCAGACACACGACGACCGTCTTGCTCTCCGAGTAGACGATGAAGACTACGCCGCAGACCACGCACGCCAACCAGATGCCCGCTATAGCCAGGAGAGCCCGCCTCATCGTGACGATGCTGTGGTATCTCAGGGCGTAGAAGATGGTCACGTAGCGGTCAACGGAGATGGCTAGAAGGTTACAGATGGAGGCCACGAGGGAGATGCAGATCATCGAGTCGAAGAAGTTGTCCATGAGCCAAACGAAGTGGTCGTCCGCCACTATCAGCCGGCTGCTCAGGGCAGCGATAACCGCCGTCTCCAGCGAGTTGGAGACGCTCACCAGCATGTCCGCGGCAGCGAGGCTGCACAGGAAGAAGTACATGGGTGAATGGAGGTTCTTGTTCTTCACCACCGCCGAGATCACCAGGATGTTCTCCAGAAGGCTGACAATCCCCAGGGTCAGAAACACCTCCGCCCGGATATGAACCGGCTTACACAGAACAGGCTTGATACCAGTCCGATTGCCACGCTGATCCTCCCTGGCTGGAGACTCCACAGAGGTCTCATTGAGCCAGAGGTCTGGCAGCAGCAGATATCTAGTGTTGTTCATCAGGTGGGGATTTGGATTACACACTACTCTCAGATCACAGCTAGAGAGAACTGTGGTGGTCTGTTTCCTCCCGAGTCCTGAACACACTGTCAACCCCCAGGTCCAATTCAATaagcatacatacacatacatagcCTTGAACATGAGAATTTGCAcatgtacgtacacacacacacacacacacacatttatgtaagcacacacacgcacacaaatacacacatacacattcatggGTTTGAAACTGTTTGACGTTACAcaattttcacttcacctgatAATACATAATCGATTATATTAATTCTATGTGACTGCCTCCTTGAAAGTAAACATAACCCGACCAATTGAGAAACTTACAGTTAATTCAACTGACAAGACCTATGGTGCATGTAAAATAAAGAgcagaataatttttttcaaaagcagcactagcacaacattatttcaaatgaaCAGAGGTTGggttacacacaaaaaaagcattTAGAATTTAGTTCTTACAGTAGCTAGTAGCTATAACCTGGGACCTATGTCCTTATTTTCTCTATGGAAGTTGTCAGAACATATAATCGTAACAATGGGTCTAACCTTTTCTTACCTCAGGTACTGTCTGTTAGCATTTCATCCAAGGTAGCATTACACCACTGGCGtggatgttttgttttggttggagTGATCTTTTTAAAAATGACATGAGAAGACAGCTGATGCGCAGCCAAGCTGGAGATGCCAATATTCAGCGGCATGACTGTCAAACTGTTTCCTTTTGCATCTTGTCATTGTCCCCAAACATGAAATCTGAAGGAGGCACATCGgatctttctgtttgtttgttagtACTTAGGTAAGTCACACACAATATCTCAGACACCACTAGTCTGATTTTGACAATACCAAGCTGAATTATACATCTAGCCATTTAATTCCAGCATTTGAATAACATTGGATGTCATCTGACCCTTACATCATCAATGAGGCCTGCCACCCAAGTCACAACAATTCTCTATACTCCTGTCTGGTTTGCAGTGCCAGTGCCTCTGTAACAGTCAGGGCCGTGTAGCTTCTAACTGCTGGTTATAAGACTGTTAAACAAGGAGGACAAATTAAAGATTATCAAATGTCAAttaatattcattcattttgttaaaCCATTATTTAATAATTGACGACTTGGCAAAAGGCATACAATTGCAAGAAGTCATAACAATACACAGTATCAaacaaataaagcaaaaataccAGTACAAATAAGTACTACATACATGAGAATTGAAAAATCATcaaataacattatttacagCGAGACACATTCTGATAGATTTGCTGCTCTTCAGGTGAATTGATCAGATAGTAGCttggttattttgtttttcgACTGGAAGAGATGTCTTTTGCAattttttccattcatttgagaTAGGAAACTGAAGTGAATATAGGCCAAAGGATATGTAGGATTTTGAAGGGACCACTGTGAGACATCTATCAGAGTGCAGTTTAGTATTGGAATATCAGATGTTAAAACATAATTAAGCAAGTCTGAGAGAGacttgaatttctttttttttatcactgagCCTACAGTCACTAATTTAGCAATGGTCTGTTGGCCAGAATATAACAGTTAACAGTGATGGGGTTGAAGGTGATGCTGGTGACAGAGCAGATGGCAGTGTGGTAGATTACAACCCATTTATCAAGGAGCTCTTTTGTGGCAAGCTTGTAAATTACATTGCCATAGTCCAGGATTCCAAGGATAGTAATTTTTACAAGGGTATACCTGGCAGCGTGGGTGCATGGTGCCTAGTTGCGGAACTGTGCTGTGGGGTGGTAAAGGAGGATGAGGGAGTTACCagcaagtcacccaagaatcaAACCATCAGTAGCTTGCACACAAGCAGACATTTAAAATCCAGACACTGGGATATGAGACACTATCCACggtcaaatataattttttcagaCTGGGGTAATCAGGCTACTGAAAAGCCTAGTTTGCAGAGTCTTTCAATCAGGATGAGAAGCTTCACAGAAACACAAGCTTTAGTCAAAACAGTAAAACTGCTGCACATTACCAACAGTTGTCTGGGCAGATGGAGATGAGGTCATTTTACTCACTGTAGCACCAGTAGTCCATTGGCATCCCAGAGAGAAAAGCATGGGACTGGAACGGCAGGGCTGTTTACCAGGCATTCATAACGTTAGACAGGCAGGGCAAGATGAACACAGTCCTACAGTACAACAGTTCAGGCCTCGCTTGCCGCCCCCTTTGAGAAGTGGAATGACGGCTTTCTAATCCTGCAGAATTTCTGGAAGGAAATATAGCGACAATGACAATAGAGGCAGACAGCTTCAGAAAATTTAGTCCAAATCATCGAGCCCAGCTGATTTGTAAAGGTCTACATTTTCTGCACGTGTCTGCACCTTATTCACCTGAAGTGGGTTAAAGGAGGATCGGGGGGAAACACCTCAGGTAACAAGAACAGCAGCACTTGCAGCCAGAGGACTCCCTAAAAACACAGCATTTCGCCCGGGCTAACGTCTTAGTGGGTGTAGCTTATACTGGGTACAGTTCACACTGAGGAGAAACTGTGTGGACAAGAAGGGATGGGGAGTTTTataataccataccataccatcttcttccgcttatccggggccgggtcgtgggggcagcagtctaagcagggatgcccagacttccctctccccagacacttcctctagctcttccggggggacaccgaggcgttcccaggccagccgggagacatagtccctccagcgtgtcctaggtcttccccggggtctcctcccggtgggacgggaccagaacaccttcccaggaaggcgttccggaggcatccgaaaaagatgcccaagccacctcagctgacccctctcgatgtggaggagttTTATAATATCCACAGATATTGTGAATTTTGGCTTAACCTGTTTGTAATACTGGACCAGTCTTTTCATTAATATGCAACAGGCAATTGAGCTCACCTCAGAATGCATTGTCACCAGTATAAGCCATTCCCATTCAGATGTTCGCCAGACGAATTGAGAGGGAGTCACCATTTTAAAAGAACCAACTGTTCATGAACACGATCACAGTTTGAAAGTTTGGCAATAAGCATTTTGTTCTCTTCCAGCAAGAAGTTGGTTCTTTCCAAAATGCTGGaattacatactgtattaaatatttactgtacttaCTTTTGGATTTGTGTATATACTACCTTTTGTATATTCTTTTATCAATCAGATGAAAACATTGACTGGTTGTTTTTATGCCACATTCAAATATTTCTACTGTTTTGACGGTCAATAGACATTTACTGTGCAAATGTGTTTACTGTTAGTTCCATCTTACAGTTTATATAAAAGACCCCCTAAATGTCACAGTATAATTTGCACTATGCATGTTCTAACACTAGAGGGCACATCTTCATCACATATTCCTGTGATCAAGAGCAGTAATGGGTTGGCTCTCACCTGGGCGAGCACTGCACAGACCTTTTCTGGCCTGGGAAGTTTTTTATAGTTTTATAACTATAGGGGTATGAGTAGATCACTGAACAATTTTGAGAGTAAAATGGCAAAAAGAAATGTCAGACGTTTCAGACACCCACCACAAACTCCAAGCAACTATCTGAACAATGCAACATTCTGATAATTTACATCTGCCCACATAA is a window from the Esox lucius isolate fEsoLuc1 chromosome 12, fEsoLuc1.pri, whole genome shotgun sequence genome containing:
- the mc3r gene encoding melanocortin receptor 3, which gives rise to MNNTRYLLLPDLWLNETSVESPAREDQRGNRTGIKPVLCKPVHIRAEVFLTLGIVSLLENILVISAVVKNKNLHSPMYFFLCSLAAADMLVSVSNSLETAVIAALSSRLIVADDHFVWLMDNFFDSMICISLVASICNLLAISVDRYVTIFYALRYHSIVTMRRALLAIAGIWLACVVCGVVFIVYSESKTVVVCLVVMFFTMLVLMATLYVHMFLLARLHVKRIAALPAEGAVPRRTCMKGAVTVTILLGVFVCCWAPFFLHLILLIACPRNPLCVCYMSHFTTYLVLIMCNSVIDPVIYAFRSLEMRKTFKEILCGFNSTWSVFHCK